From the genome of Ictalurus punctatus breed USDA103 chromosome 28, Coco_2.0, whole genome shotgun sequence, one region includes:
- the pho gene encoding phoenix isoform X1: MSFIVTRSRSKLGLGENISKDSVQSDSQREIARESPASESDSGDSLFLTQSVTSPSRTVKRHHPSNDPPCPFSQEVEDVHEKAGGRNAQHKDTGVSSDSDSETTYDVLLRRWKLLANSRGRINQRPRPSRKRVSPKWMGVPFLKKSVSVRKKQTIVNSEVGGFFKCILKLSKGHGDKRRGELSPSLLLSERKESSMQTEDDDDDEDVKKVDKDCFIENTHKRNQQTWLPSLKWKTRQAPETCTKKSNKCQEEQETCSQTRKVAEDLMAPQDDADVYNESSSLNIEVSRSTENGEKSRKSAEWNWMEPIDETSDEETQRPNLVDQDEDETQILQDNPMDREGREDAPCLENISSCEHQVQVQDIHQGVHHEPLGNETQILQDNPTDKEGKEDALCFENISSCEHQVQVQDIHQSVHHEPLENEDFGSVSGGFISSQDLFQEPNNQSSPLKETSVENDKEVLESIVVPHDDIGLIIKKKGSLILEDMEGDFLKYSKSLRTHPSEIVSPTAGDICQVRKEKDKTTLDMQDPHHHSSLPLEDYESGSIGNDYSSCSKDILMVRQEEKTETPLFNFGGLKFLKRKKNKKTKDPEISDNLAPRQADLGQNEYSALHFDDVKRKKRRKVKNDRLLEETVYTLPDISIAADSSLLVQDSSVVCASVSGSKPKRKKGKNDWLLEEPVDTLPDISVAADSSLSVQDSSVVCASVSGSKPKRKKGKNDWLLEEPVDTLPDISVAADSGLSVQDSSVVCATVCGSKPKSKKDKNYRLLEEPVDTLPDISVAADSGLSVQDSSVVCATVSGSKAKKKRKKDKNDRLLEEPVDTLPDISIAADSGLSVQDSSVVCASVSGSKPKRKKGKNDWLLEEPVDTLPDISVAADSGLSVQDSSVVCATVSGSKAKKKRKKDKNDRLLEEPVDTLPDISVAADSGLSVQDSSVVCASLSGSKPKRKKDKNYRLLEEPVDTLPDISVAADSGLSVQDSSVVCASVSGSKAKKKRKKDKNDRLLEEPVDTLPDISVAADSSLSVQDSSVVCASVSGSKPKRKKDKNDRLLEEPVDTLPDISVAADSSLSVQDSSVVCASVSGSKPKSKKDKNYRLLEEPVDTLPDISVAADSGLSVQDSSVVCASVNGIKPKKKRKKDKHGQPVPQEDEWIGVEEAIQIPCQGSASLVSIAEETEQLTRTDLSNFVQSDCLEPQRKKKKKRAKTKQDSSPVITEIVAWQCSEESYSSHGIKTVKKKKKTFIDDVGEGQVGEMATASKNIGEPLEKIPEIPAGIEIQPVNSIDLTDDSITQRKKRKKRKRQKVVREENMDVEALLVETTEQVEAPNTQDSEQQAAEVVLVRKPKKKKGRIKTHQEEETSKNASVSLRLDLIEMTTSNTPSTRSETGGIGEEEGVGGSEPVKKKKKKRKRKELENDGSWSVSHGLLHLDDSHWQNTKQTRVVKEASSSGQNDTNETNKCERTKDDRSESSQQVLQSEDTIQPNGRKKKKKKKKKQWVETDIEVYPEIVEHELWQESGSPSEPSEAIIEKEKKKKNRKDTVDRGGNQILDVVPKLFAAEESRDALDTCHAKKDSISSSGGALLVHIKKKKQVRDPDNDLDALGAEKVAVSGKSNWCSWTDSAKLKKKRKRDHL, translated from the exons ATGTCTTTTATCGTTACTAGGAGCCGCAGTAAACTGGGGCTTGGGGAGAATATTTCCAAGGATTCGGTACAgagtgactctcagagagaaaTTGCGCGTGAATCACCTGCGTCTGAAAG TGACTCTGGCGACAGCTTGTTTTTGACCCAGTCTGTGACCTCACCTTCGAGGACTGTCAAAAGACACCATCCGTCTAACGATCCTCCGTGTCCCTTCAGTCAAGAGGTGGAGGATGTGCATGAGAAAGCCGGTGGCCGAAACGCACAGCACAAAGACACGGGGGTGAGCAGCGACTCCGACAGTGAAACGACTTATGATGTCTTGCTTCGTAGATGGAAGTTGCTGGCTAATTCACGTGGCAGGATTAACCAGCGGCCTCGCCCGAGTCGTAAGAGAGTATCTCCAAAGTGGATGGGGGTACCTTTCCTGAAGAAGTCTGTCTCTGTCCGCAAAAAACAAACTATAGTG AATTCAGAGGTTGGTGGGTTCTTTAAATGCATATTGAAGCTGAGCAAAGGTCATGGAGACAAAAGAAGAGGAGAGCTGAGTCCATCTTTATTGCTTTCTGA ACGGAAGGAAAGCAGTATGCAAacagaagatgatgatgatgatgaggacgTTAAAAAAGTG GATAAAGATTGCTTTATTGAGAACACACATAAAAGAAACCAACAAACATGGCTACCATCCCTGAAATGGAAAACGAGACAGGCTCCAGAAACGTGCACTAAGAAAAGCAACAAATGTCAAGAGGAGCAGGAGACGTGTTCTCAAACCAGGAAAGTTGCTGAAGACCTGATGGCGCCTCAAGATGACGCAGATGTATATAATGAGAGCAGCTCACTTAATATAGAAGTGTCTCGGTCCACGGAGAACGGTGAGAAAAGCAGGAAATCTGCCGAATGGAACTGGATGGAACCAATTGATGAAACGTCAGACGAGGAGACGCAGCGGCCAAATTTGGTAGACCAGGATGAAGACGAAACCCAGATTTTGCAGGACAACCCTATGGACAGAGAAGGAAGGGAAGATGCACCCTGCTTGGAGAACATCTCATCCTGTGAACACCAAGTACAAGTCCAGGATATCCATCAAGGCGTACATCATGAGCCACTTGGAAACGAAACCCAGATTTTGCAGGACAACCCTACGGacaaagaaggaaaggaagatgCACTCTGCTTTGAGAACATCTCATCCTGTGAACACCAAGTACAAGTCCAGGATATCCATCAAAGCGTACATCACGAGCCACTGGAAAACGAAGACTTTGGTAGTGTTAGTGGAGGTTTCATCAGCTCACAGGATCTTTTTCAAGAACCAAATAATCAATCAAGTCCTTTAAAAGAGACTAGTGTTGAAAATGATAAGGAAGTCTTAGAAAGCATTGTAGTACCACATGATGACATAGGTTTGATAATAAAGAAAAAGGGTTCATTAATCTTGGAAGATATGGAGGGTGACTTTCTTAAATATTCCAAATCTCTGAGGACTCACCCGAGTGAAATAGTCTCACCAACAGCTGGAGATATATGCCAGGTAAGAAAGGAAAAGGACAAGACGACATTGGATATGCAAGATCCACACCATCATTCATCACTGCCATTAGAGGATTACGAATCAGGATCCATAGGAAATGATTACTCAAGTTGTAGTAAGGATATCCTCATGGTCAGACAGGAAGAGAAGACCGAGACCCCACTGTTCAATTTTGGTGGATTGAAATTtctgaagaggaagaaaaataaaaagactaaagaCCCTGAGATCTCAGATAACCTGGCACCAAGACAAGCTGATTTGGGTCAGAATGAATATTCTGCACTTCACTTTGATGACGTCAAGcgtaaaaaaagaagaaaggtcAAAAATGATCGGTTGTTGGAGGAAACAGTTTATACCTTGCCAGACATCAGTATTGCTGCAGACTCAAGTCTATTAGTTCAGGACTCTTCAGTGGTTTGTGCTTCAGTTAGTGGAAgtaaaccaaagagaaaaaagggCAAAAATGATTGGTTGTTGGAGGAACCAGTTGACACCTTGCCAGACATCAGTGTTGCTGCAGACTCGAGTCTGTCAGTTCAGGACTCTTCAGTGGTTTGTGCTTCAGTTAGTGGAAgtaaaccaaagagaaaaaagggCAAAAATGATTGGTTGTTGGAGGAACCAGTTGACACCTTGCCAGACATCAGTGTTGCTGCAGACTCGGGTCTATCAGTTCAGGACTCTTCAGTGGTTTGTGCTACAGTTTGTGGAAGTAAACCAAAGAgtaaaaaggacaaaaattaTCGGTTGTTGGAGGAACCAGTTGACACCTTGCCAGACATCAGTGTTGCTGCAGACTCGGGTCTATCAGTTCAGGACTCTTCAGTGGTTTGTGCTACAGTTAGTGGAAgtaaagcaaagaaaaagagaaaaaaggacaaaaatgatCGGTTGTTGGAGGAACCAGTTGACACCTTGCCAGACATCAGTATTGCTGCAGACTCTGGTCTATCAGTTCAGGACTCTTCAGTGGTTTGTGCTTCAGTTAGTGGAAgtaaaccaaagagaaaaaagggCAAAAATGATTGGTTGTTGGAGGAACCAGTTGACACCTTGCCAGACATCAGTGTTGCTGCAGACTCGGGTCTATCAGTTCAGGACTCTTCAGTGGTTTGTGCTACAGTTAGTGGAAgtaaagcaaagaaaaagagaaaaaaggacaaaaatgatCGGTTGTTGGAGGAACCAGTTGACACCTTGCCAGACATCAGTGTTGCTGCAGACTCTGGTCTATCAGTTCAGGACTCTTCAGTGGTTTGTGCTTCACTTAGTGGAAgtaaaccaaagagaaaaaaggacaaaaattaTCGGTTGTTGGAGGAACCAGTTGACACCTTGCCAGACATCAGTGTTGCTGCAGACTCTGGTCTATCAGTTCAGGACTCTTCAGTGGTTTGTGCTTCAGTTAGTGGAAgtaaagcaaagaaaaagagaaaaaaggacaaaaatgatCGGTTGTTGGAGGAACCAGTTGACACCTTGCCAGACATCAGTGTTGCTGCAGACTCGAGTCTGTCAGTTCAGGACTCTTCAGTGGTTTGTGCTTCAGTTAGTGGAAgtaaaccaaagagaaaaaaggacaaaaatgatCGGTTGTTGGAGGAACCAGTTGACACCTTGCCAGACATCAGTGTTGCTGCAGACTCGAGTCTGTCAGTTCAGGACTCTTCAGTGGTTTGTGCTTCAGTTAGTGGAAGTAAACCAAAGAgtaaaaaggacaaaaattaTCGGTTGTTGGAGGAACCAGTTGACACCTTGCCAGACATCAGTGTTGCTGCAGACTCTGGTCTATCAGTTCAGGACTCTTCAGTGGTTTGTGCTTCAGTGAATGGAATTAAaccaaagaaaaagagaaaaaaagacaaacatggtCAACCAGTGCCTCAGGAAGATGAATGGATTGGTGTAGAGGAGGCTATCCAGATCCCCTGTCAAGGTTCAGCTTCTTTGGTGTCTATAGCTGAGGAAACTGAGCAGCTGACCAGAACTGATCTTTCTAATTTTGTTCAGTCTGATTGTCTTGAACcacaaaggaaaaagaaaaagaaaagggcGAAGACGAAACAGGATTCAAGTCCTGTGATAACTGAGATCGTGGCTTGGCAGTGCAGTGAAGAATCTTATTCAAGCCATGGTATCAAAACTgtcaagaaaaagaagaaaacgtTTATAGATGATGTTGGAGAAGGACAAGTAGGAGAGATGGCTACGGCCAGTAAGAATATTGGAGAACCGTTGGAGAAAATCCCCGAAATACCAGCAGGCATAGAAATCCAACCAGTGAATAGCATAGATTTGACAGATGACTCTATAACTCaaaggaagaagaggaaaaaaaggaaacggCAAAAGGTGGTCAGGGAAGAAAATATGGACGTTGAGGCATTGTTGGTAGAGACGACAGAACAAGTGGAGGCTCCAAATACTCAAGATTCTGAGCAGCAAGCAGCTGAGGTGGTTCTGGTGAGAAAGCCAAAGAAGAAAAAGGGCAGAATTAAAACGCATCAAGAAGAGGAGACGTCTAAAAATGCATCCGTGTCTCTCAGACTTGATCTCATAGAGATGACAACATCCAATACCCCAAGCACCAGAAGTGAGACTGGAGGGATTGGTGAGGAGGAAGGTGTTGGTGGATCAGAAccagtgaagaagaagaaaaagaagaggaaaaggaaagagTTGGAAAATGATGGATCGTGGTCGGTTTCTCACGGCTTGTTGCATCTGGATGACTCCCATTGGCAAAATACTAAACAGACAAGAGTAGTGAAAGAAGCTTCAAGTAGTGGACAAAATGACACCAATGAGACAAACAAATGTGAGAGGACCAAAGATGACCGTTCTGAAAGTAGCCAACAAGTACTGCAGTCAGAGGATACCATACAGCCTAAtggaaggaaaaagaagaagaagaagaagaagaagcaatgGGTAGAAACAGACATAGAAGTGTATCCTGAGATTGTTGAACATGAATTGTGGCAGGAGAGTGGTTCTCCATCAGAACCTTCAGAAGCAATAAttgagaaggagaagaagaaaaagaatagaAAGGACACAGTTGATAGAGGTGGGAATCAGATTTTAGATGTTGTACCTAAGCTATTTGCTGCAGAAGAATCAAGAGATGCTTTAGACACATGCCATGCTAAAAAGGACAGTATTTCATCCTCAGGGGGTGCATTATTAGTACATATTAAGAAAAAGAAGCAAGTAAGAGACCCAGATAATGATCTAGATGCACTCGGAGCTGAAAAAGTCGCTGTCTCTGGCAAGTCAAATTGGTGTTCATGGACCGACAGTGCAAAACtcaaaaagaagagaaagagagaccatctgtga
- the pho gene encoding phoenix isoform X2: MSFIVTRSRSKLGLGENISKDSVQSDSQREIARESPASESDSGDSLFLTQSVTSPSRTVKRHHPSNDPPCPFSQEVEDVHEKAGGRNAQHKDTGVSSDSDSETTYDVLLRRWKLLANSRGRINQRPRPSRKRVSPKWMGVPFLKKSVSVRKKQTIVDKDCFIENTHKRNQQTWLPSLKWKTRQAPETCTKKSNKCQEEQETCSQTRKVAEDLMAPQDDADVYNESSSLNIEVSRSTENGEKSRKSAEWNWMEPIDETSDEETQRPNLVDQDEDETQILQDNPMDREGREDAPCLENISSCEHQVQVQDIHQGVHHEPLGNETQILQDNPTDKEGKEDALCFENISSCEHQVQVQDIHQSVHHEPLENEDFGSVSGGFISSQDLFQEPNNQSSPLKETSVENDKEVLESIVVPHDDIGLIIKKKGSLILEDMEGDFLKYSKSLRTHPSEIVSPTAGDICQVRKEKDKTTLDMQDPHHHSSLPLEDYESGSIGNDYSSCSKDILMVRQEEKTETPLFNFGGLKFLKRKKNKKTKDPEISDNLAPRQADLGQNEYSALHFDDVKRKKRRKVKNDRLLEETVYTLPDISIAADSSLLVQDSSVVCASVSGSKPKRKKGKNDWLLEEPVDTLPDISVAADSSLSVQDSSVVCASVSGSKPKRKKGKNDWLLEEPVDTLPDISVAADSGLSVQDSSVVCATVCGSKPKSKKDKNYRLLEEPVDTLPDISVAADSGLSVQDSSVVCATVSGSKAKKKRKKDKNDRLLEEPVDTLPDISIAADSGLSVQDSSVVCASVSGSKPKRKKGKNDWLLEEPVDTLPDISVAADSGLSVQDSSVVCATVSGSKAKKKRKKDKNDRLLEEPVDTLPDISVAADSGLSVQDSSVVCASLSGSKPKRKKDKNYRLLEEPVDTLPDISVAADSGLSVQDSSVVCASVSGSKAKKKRKKDKNDRLLEEPVDTLPDISVAADSSLSVQDSSVVCASVSGSKPKRKKDKNDRLLEEPVDTLPDISVAADSSLSVQDSSVVCASVSGSKPKSKKDKNYRLLEEPVDTLPDISVAADSGLSVQDSSVVCASVNGIKPKKKRKKDKHGQPVPQEDEWIGVEEAIQIPCQGSASLVSIAEETEQLTRTDLSNFVQSDCLEPQRKKKKKRAKTKQDSSPVITEIVAWQCSEESYSSHGIKTVKKKKKTFIDDVGEGQVGEMATASKNIGEPLEKIPEIPAGIEIQPVNSIDLTDDSITQRKKRKKRKRQKVVREENMDVEALLVETTEQVEAPNTQDSEQQAAEVVLVRKPKKKKGRIKTHQEEETSKNASVSLRLDLIEMTTSNTPSTRSETGGIGEEEGVGGSEPVKKKKKKRKRKELENDGSWSVSHGLLHLDDSHWQNTKQTRVVKEASSSGQNDTNETNKCERTKDDRSESSQQVLQSEDTIQPNGRKKKKKKKKKQWVETDIEVYPEIVEHELWQESGSPSEPSEAIIEKEKKKKNRKDTVDRGGNQILDVVPKLFAAEESRDALDTCHAKKDSISSSGGALLVHIKKKKQVRDPDNDLDALGAEKVAVSGKSNWCSWTDSAKLKKKRKRDHL; encoded by the exons ATGTCTTTTATCGTTACTAGGAGCCGCAGTAAACTGGGGCTTGGGGAGAATATTTCCAAGGATTCGGTACAgagtgactctcagagagaaaTTGCGCGTGAATCACCTGCGTCTGAAAG TGACTCTGGCGACAGCTTGTTTTTGACCCAGTCTGTGACCTCACCTTCGAGGACTGTCAAAAGACACCATCCGTCTAACGATCCTCCGTGTCCCTTCAGTCAAGAGGTGGAGGATGTGCATGAGAAAGCCGGTGGCCGAAACGCACAGCACAAAGACACGGGGGTGAGCAGCGACTCCGACAGTGAAACGACTTATGATGTCTTGCTTCGTAGATGGAAGTTGCTGGCTAATTCACGTGGCAGGATTAACCAGCGGCCTCGCCCGAGTCGTAAGAGAGTATCTCCAAAGTGGATGGGGGTACCTTTCCTGAAGAAGTCTGTCTCTGTCCGCAAAAAACAAACTATAGTG GATAAAGATTGCTTTATTGAGAACACACATAAAAGAAACCAACAAACATGGCTACCATCCCTGAAATGGAAAACGAGACAGGCTCCAGAAACGTGCACTAAGAAAAGCAACAAATGTCAAGAGGAGCAGGAGACGTGTTCTCAAACCAGGAAAGTTGCTGAAGACCTGATGGCGCCTCAAGATGACGCAGATGTATATAATGAGAGCAGCTCACTTAATATAGAAGTGTCTCGGTCCACGGAGAACGGTGAGAAAAGCAGGAAATCTGCCGAATGGAACTGGATGGAACCAATTGATGAAACGTCAGACGAGGAGACGCAGCGGCCAAATTTGGTAGACCAGGATGAAGACGAAACCCAGATTTTGCAGGACAACCCTATGGACAGAGAAGGAAGGGAAGATGCACCCTGCTTGGAGAACATCTCATCCTGTGAACACCAAGTACAAGTCCAGGATATCCATCAAGGCGTACATCATGAGCCACTTGGAAACGAAACCCAGATTTTGCAGGACAACCCTACGGacaaagaaggaaaggaagatgCACTCTGCTTTGAGAACATCTCATCCTGTGAACACCAAGTACAAGTCCAGGATATCCATCAAAGCGTACATCACGAGCCACTGGAAAACGAAGACTTTGGTAGTGTTAGTGGAGGTTTCATCAGCTCACAGGATCTTTTTCAAGAACCAAATAATCAATCAAGTCCTTTAAAAGAGACTAGTGTTGAAAATGATAAGGAAGTCTTAGAAAGCATTGTAGTACCACATGATGACATAGGTTTGATAATAAAGAAAAAGGGTTCATTAATCTTGGAAGATATGGAGGGTGACTTTCTTAAATATTCCAAATCTCTGAGGACTCACCCGAGTGAAATAGTCTCACCAACAGCTGGAGATATATGCCAGGTAAGAAAGGAAAAGGACAAGACGACATTGGATATGCAAGATCCACACCATCATTCATCACTGCCATTAGAGGATTACGAATCAGGATCCATAGGAAATGATTACTCAAGTTGTAGTAAGGATATCCTCATGGTCAGACAGGAAGAGAAGACCGAGACCCCACTGTTCAATTTTGGTGGATTGAAATTtctgaagaggaagaaaaataaaaagactaaagaCCCTGAGATCTCAGATAACCTGGCACCAAGACAAGCTGATTTGGGTCAGAATGAATATTCTGCACTTCACTTTGATGACGTCAAGcgtaaaaaaagaagaaaggtcAAAAATGATCGGTTGTTGGAGGAAACAGTTTATACCTTGCCAGACATCAGTATTGCTGCAGACTCAAGTCTATTAGTTCAGGACTCTTCAGTGGTTTGTGCTTCAGTTAGTGGAAgtaaaccaaagagaaaaaagggCAAAAATGATTGGTTGTTGGAGGAACCAGTTGACACCTTGCCAGACATCAGTGTTGCTGCAGACTCGAGTCTGTCAGTTCAGGACTCTTCAGTGGTTTGTGCTTCAGTTAGTGGAAgtaaaccaaagagaaaaaagggCAAAAATGATTGGTTGTTGGAGGAACCAGTTGACACCTTGCCAGACATCAGTGTTGCTGCAGACTCGGGTCTATCAGTTCAGGACTCTTCAGTGGTTTGTGCTACAGTTTGTGGAAGTAAACCAAAGAgtaaaaaggacaaaaattaTCGGTTGTTGGAGGAACCAGTTGACACCTTGCCAGACATCAGTGTTGCTGCAGACTCGGGTCTATCAGTTCAGGACTCTTCAGTGGTTTGTGCTACAGTTAGTGGAAgtaaagcaaagaaaaagagaaaaaaggacaaaaatgatCGGTTGTTGGAGGAACCAGTTGACACCTTGCCAGACATCAGTATTGCTGCAGACTCTGGTCTATCAGTTCAGGACTCTTCAGTGGTTTGTGCTTCAGTTAGTGGAAgtaaaccaaagagaaaaaagggCAAAAATGATTGGTTGTTGGAGGAACCAGTTGACACCTTGCCAGACATCAGTGTTGCTGCAGACTCGGGTCTATCAGTTCAGGACTCTTCAGTGGTTTGTGCTACAGTTAGTGGAAgtaaagcaaagaaaaagagaaaaaaggacaaaaatgatCGGTTGTTGGAGGAACCAGTTGACACCTTGCCAGACATCAGTGTTGCTGCAGACTCTGGTCTATCAGTTCAGGACTCTTCAGTGGTTTGTGCTTCACTTAGTGGAAgtaaaccaaagagaaaaaaggacaaaaattaTCGGTTGTTGGAGGAACCAGTTGACACCTTGCCAGACATCAGTGTTGCTGCAGACTCTGGTCTATCAGTTCAGGACTCTTCAGTGGTTTGTGCTTCAGTTAGTGGAAgtaaagcaaagaaaaagagaaaaaaggacaaaaatgatCGGTTGTTGGAGGAACCAGTTGACACCTTGCCAGACATCAGTGTTGCTGCAGACTCGAGTCTGTCAGTTCAGGACTCTTCAGTGGTTTGTGCTTCAGTTAGTGGAAgtaaaccaaagagaaaaaaggacaaaaatgatCGGTTGTTGGAGGAACCAGTTGACACCTTGCCAGACATCAGTGTTGCTGCAGACTCGAGTCTGTCAGTTCAGGACTCTTCAGTGGTTTGTGCTTCAGTTAGTGGAAGTAAACCAAAGAgtaaaaaggacaaaaattaTCGGTTGTTGGAGGAACCAGTTGACACCTTGCCAGACATCAGTGTTGCTGCAGACTCTGGTCTATCAGTTCAGGACTCTTCAGTGGTTTGTGCTTCAGTGAATGGAATTAAaccaaagaaaaagagaaaaaaagacaaacatggtCAACCAGTGCCTCAGGAAGATGAATGGATTGGTGTAGAGGAGGCTATCCAGATCCCCTGTCAAGGTTCAGCTTCTTTGGTGTCTATAGCTGAGGAAACTGAGCAGCTGACCAGAACTGATCTTTCTAATTTTGTTCAGTCTGATTGTCTTGAACcacaaaggaaaaagaaaaagaaaagggcGAAGACGAAACAGGATTCAAGTCCTGTGATAACTGAGATCGTGGCTTGGCAGTGCAGTGAAGAATCTTATTCAAGCCATGGTATCAAAACTgtcaagaaaaagaagaaaacgtTTATAGATGATGTTGGAGAAGGACAAGTAGGAGAGATGGCTACGGCCAGTAAGAATATTGGAGAACCGTTGGAGAAAATCCCCGAAATACCAGCAGGCATAGAAATCCAACCAGTGAATAGCATAGATTTGACAGATGACTCTATAACTCaaaggaagaagaggaaaaaaaggaaacggCAAAAGGTGGTCAGGGAAGAAAATATGGACGTTGAGGCATTGTTGGTAGAGACGACAGAACAAGTGGAGGCTCCAAATACTCAAGATTCTGAGCAGCAAGCAGCTGAGGTGGTTCTGGTGAGAAAGCCAAAGAAGAAAAAGGGCAGAATTAAAACGCATCAAGAAGAGGAGACGTCTAAAAATGCATCCGTGTCTCTCAGACTTGATCTCATAGAGATGACAACATCCAATACCCCAAGCACCAGAAGTGAGACTGGAGGGATTGGTGAGGAGGAAGGTGTTGGTGGATCAGAAccagtgaagaagaagaaaaagaagaggaaaaggaaagagTTGGAAAATGATGGATCGTGGTCGGTTTCTCACGGCTTGTTGCATCTGGATGACTCCCATTGGCAAAATACTAAACAGACAAGAGTAGTGAAAGAAGCTTCAAGTAGTGGACAAAATGACACCAATGAGACAAACAAATGTGAGAGGACCAAAGATGACCGTTCTGAAAGTAGCCAACAAGTACTGCAGTCAGAGGATACCATACAGCCTAAtggaaggaaaaagaagaagaagaagaagaagaagcaatgGGTAGAAACAGACATAGAAGTGTATCCTGAGATTGTTGAACATGAATTGTGGCAGGAGAGTGGTTCTCCATCAGAACCTTCAGAAGCAATAAttgagaaggagaagaagaaaaagaatagaAAGGACACAGTTGATAGAGGTGGGAATCAGATTTTAGATGTTGTACCTAAGCTATTTGCTGCAGAAGAATCAAGAGATGCTTTAGACACATGCCATGCTAAAAAGGACAGTATTTCATCCTCAGGGGGTGCATTATTAGTACATATTAAGAAAAAGAAGCAAGTAAGAGACCCAGATAATGATCTAGATGCACTCGGAGCTGAAAAAGTCGCTGTCTCTGGCAAGTCAAATTGGTGTTCATGGACCGACAGTGCAAAACtcaaaaagaagagaaagagagaccatctgtga